A stretch of Brevundimonas naejangsanensis DNA encodes these proteins:
- a CDS encoding ArsC family reductase, giving the protein MAITLHGIKACDTMKKARAWLDQNGVAYDFHDYKAVGADRAALERWVEAHGWETVLNRAGTTFRKLSDADKAGVDRDKAIELMLAQPSMIKRPVLELGDGRTLVGFKPEAYAAAFGA; this is encoded by the coding sequence ATGGCCATCACCCTCCACGGCATCAAGGCCTGTGACACGATGAAGAAGGCTCGGGCCTGGCTGGATCAGAACGGCGTGGCCTATGACTTCCACGACTACAAGGCCGTCGGGGCCGACCGCGCGGCGCTGGAGCGGTGGGTCGAGGCGCATGGCTGGGAGACGGTGCTGAACCGGGCCGGGACGACCTTCCGCAAGCTGTCGGACGCCGACAAGGCGGGCGTCGACCGGGACAAGGCGATCGAACTGATGCTGGCGCAGCCGTCGATGATCAAGCGGCCGGTGCTGGAGCTGGGCGACGGGCGCACCCTGGTCGGCTTCAAGCCCGAGGCCTACGCCGCCGCCTTCGGCGCCTGA
- a CDS encoding alpha/beta fold hydrolase has translation MSKTIYRAGPRLALGCLIAAISCGAAVAGDGFTPCGDTALPGLAGSLCATSHTPLRPSDPAAGVVDLFVRKFPSTSGTTTGQVWLIAGGPGESGASFYPFLDTLRSAFPDRDLMIPDHRGTGYSTRLCPAEEAAGSPGGHALTGAEWGSCIGGMYADLDRTQAFTVTNASHDLSALITRHRSEGSVQVYGVSYGTQLILRMLQTAPVALDAIVLDGLVPLEASPELDLSHRTAVVDKVGRSLLSDDQVQAYEALLAAPDRHALWAEIAPRGDLRQFLAALLNFPELRDQIPAIISALTEGDASPLLVVRAALETEFDQLGRYPQSSPALPLVVLMNASENNGRRDLTAADVEVEARGALFTSPLPGLLVGPSAPLYERDIYFGRSPAALPRTLVIHGTLDPNTPYEGAVAHAAKLAEAGEVTFATVVSGAHMLPFAAPECFARVVSAFGAGTDVPGSCASRSQTGQ, from the coding sequence ATGTCGAAGACCATCTATCGTGCCGGTCCACGGCTTGCCCTTGGGTGTCTGATCGCCGCGATATCTTGCGGCGCCGCCGTCGCCGGGGACGGGTTCACCCCTTGCGGCGATACCGCTTTGCCGGGTCTGGCAGGCAGTCTCTGCGCAACAAGTCACACGCCACTCCGACCAAGCGATCCGGCGGCAGGCGTCGTGGATCTCTTCGTCCGGAAATTCCCGTCAACAAGCGGAACAACAACCGGCCAGGTCTGGCTCATCGCCGGCGGCCCGGGAGAAAGCGGGGCGTCGTTCTACCCATTTCTCGATACCTTGCGCTCCGCGTTTCCGGACCGCGACCTCATGATCCCGGATCATCGCGGCACGGGCTATTCAACCCGGCTCTGTCCCGCCGAAGAGGCTGCAGGCAGTCCGGGCGGCCACGCCTTGACGGGCGCAGAATGGGGCTCCTGCATCGGTGGAATGTACGCCGACCTCGACCGTACCCAGGCGTTTACCGTCACCAACGCTTCGCATGATCTGTCGGCGCTTATCACCCGTCACCGGAGTGAGGGATCAGTCCAGGTCTATGGCGTTTCGTACGGTACGCAGCTCATCCTGCGGATGCTTCAAACCGCGCCAGTGGCTCTCGACGCCATCGTTCTTGACGGGCTCGTTCCGCTGGAGGCGTCTCCGGAGCTGGATTTGAGTCATCGGACGGCGGTCGTGGACAAGGTCGGCAGAAGCCTGCTGAGCGATGACCAGGTCCAGGCCTATGAGGCTCTTCTCGCTGCCCCGGATCGGCATGCCCTCTGGGCGGAAATCGCACCGCGCGGCGACCTCCGCCAGTTTCTGGCGGCGCTGCTTAACTTCCCCGAGCTACGCGACCAGATCCCGGCGATCATCTCCGCTTTGACCGAGGGCGACGCTTCACCGCTTTTGGTCGTTCGGGCCGCGCTGGAAACTGAATTCGATCAGTTGGGCCGATACCCGCAGTCCTCGCCCGCTCTTCCGCTGGTCGTTCTGATGAACGCGTCCGAGAATAACGGCCGTCGTGATCTGACAGCGGCGGATGTGGAGGTCGAAGCTCGTGGTGCGCTTTTCACTAGCCCCCTGCCGGGGCTGCTCGTCGGTCCGTCCGCGCCGCTCTACGAGCGGGACATCTACTTCGGCCGCAGCCCGGCGGCATTGCCGCGCACGCTGGTGATCCACGGCACGCTTGACCCCAATACGCCCTACGAAGGGGCTGTCGCTCATGCCGCGAAATTGGCTGAGGCCGGTGAAGTGACGTTCGCCACCGTGGTGTCCGGGGCTCACATGCTGCCCTTCGCAGCGCCCGAATGTTTTGCCCGCGTCGTGTCAGCCTTCGGCGCCGGAACAGATGTTCCGGGCTCGTGTGCGTCTCGCTCTCAGACGGGTCAATGA
- the chrA gene encoding chromate efflux transporter: protein MTAEPDDRSRPAAPVGTPGEVFGAFLKLGLTSFGGPVAHLGYFRDELVERRRWIDEAGYADLVALCQFLPGPASSQVGYALGLLRGGPLGGLAAWCAFTLPSALLLASFAFGAAYLQGPVGAGLVHGLKLVAVAVVAQAVWSMARALAPDRPRAAIALAAVLVVVLFGGAQSQVAAILAGAVAGVGFCRGAGGAPRGRLTFPVSRRAGLVALAAFFILLAGLPLASMATGAHGVALVDAFYRAGALVFGGGHVVLPLLEEGVVRPGWIGPDAFLAGYGAAQAVPGPLFTFAAFLGAAMEPSPSGIVGAALCLAAIFAPGLLLVTGVLPFWDALRARPLAQAAMRGANAAVVGVLASALYSPVWTSAVLSPRDFAVALVGFVLLTVWKCPPWIVVVLTAVGSMGLALI, encoded by the coding sequence ATGACCGCAGAACCCGATGATCGGTCGAGGCCCGCCGCGCCCGTCGGCACGCCGGGCGAGGTATTCGGCGCCTTTCTCAAGCTGGGCCTGACCTCGTTCGGGGGTCCCGTCGCCCACCTCGGCTATTTCCGCGACGAACTGGTCGAGCGCCGCCGGTGGATCGACGAGGCGGGCTATGCCGACCTGGTCGCCCTATGCCAGTTCCTGCCCGGCCCGGCGTCCAGCCAGGTGGGCTATGCCCTGGGCCTGCTCAGGGGCGGCCCGCTGGGCGGACTGGCCGCATGGTGCGCCTTCACCCTGCCGTCCGCCCTCCTGCTGGCGTCGTTCGCCTTCGGCGCGGCCTATCTGCAAGGGCCCGTCGGCGCCGGTCTGGTCCACGGGCTGAAGCTGGTCGCCGTGGCGGTCGTGGCCCAGGCCGTGTGGAGCATGGCCCGCGCGCTCGCGCCCGACCGCCCGAGGGCGGCGATCGCCCTGGCCGCCGTCCTGGTCGTGGTCCTGTTCGGCGGCGCCCAAAGCCAGGTCGCGGCGATCCTGGCCGGGGCCGTGGCGGGCGTCGGCTTCTGCCGGGGGGCGGGCGGCGCGCCCCGCGGCCGCCTGACCTTTCCCGTCTCGCGCCGGGCCGGCCTCGTCGCCCTGGCGGCCTTCTTCATCCTTCTGGCCGGCTTGCCGCTGGCCTCGATGGCCACCGGGGCGCACGGCGTGGCCCTGGTCGACGCCTTCTACCGCGCCGGCGCCCTGGTCTTCGGCGGCGGCCACGTGGTCCTGCCCCTGCTGGAGGAAGGCGTGGTACGGCCCGGATGGATCGGCCCGGACGCCTTTCTCGCCGGCTATGGCGCGGCCCAGGCCGTGCCCGGCCCGCTGTTCACCTTCGCAGCCTTTCTCGGCGCCGCCATGGAGCCTTCGCCCAGCGGGATCGTCGGCGCGGCGCTCTGCCTGGCGGCGATCTTCGCGCCGGGCCTTCTGCTGGTGACGGGAGTGCTGCCCTTCTGGGACGCCCTGCGCGCGCGGCCGCTGGCGCAGGCCGCCATGCGCGGCGCCAACGCCGCCGTCGTCGGCGTCCTGGCTTCGGCGCTCTACAGTCCAGTGTGGACCAGCGCGGTGCTGAGCCCCCGCGACTTCGCCGTGGCGCTGGTCGGCTTCGTCCTGCTCACGGTCTGGAAATGCCCGCCCTGGATCGTCGTGGTGCTGACCGCCGTCGGCAGCATGGGCCTGGCCCTGATTTGA
- a CDS encoding VOC family protein — protein sequence MTTAPPQRITPCLWFDGQAEEAAAFYVSLFPDSRIDQVARAPTDYPGGKAGDALTVAFTLNGVAFTGLNGGPYFKFNEAVSFQIDCEDQVEMDRMTNALSAVPEAEQCGWVKDRYGLSWQIVPRRMSEMLTSGTPDQSRRLMEAMMPMKRLDLAALERAWAGG from the coding sequence ATGACGACCGCCCCCCCGCAGCGCATCACCCCCTGCCTCTGGTTCGACGGCCAGGCGGAAGAGGCGGCGGCCTTCTACGTCTCCCTGTTCCCCGATTCGCGGATCGACCAGGTGGCGCGCGCCCCGACCGACTATCCCGGCGGCAAGGCGGGCGACGCCCTGACCGTGGCCTTCACCCTGAACGGCGTCGCCTTCACCGGGCTGAACGGCGGCCCCTACTTCAAGTTCAACGAAGCCGTGTCCTTCCAGATCGACTGCGAGGACCAGGTCGAGATGGACCGGATGACCAACGCCCTGTCGGCCGTGCCCGAAGCCGAGCAGTGCGGCTGGGTCAAGGACCGCTACGGCCTGTCATGGCAGATCGTGCCACGCCGCATGAGCGAGATGCTGACCAGCGGAACCCCCGATCAGTCCCGCCGCCTCATGGAGGCGATGATGCCGATGAAGCGCCTGGACCTGGCCGCCCTGGAGCGCGCCTGGGCGGGCGGCTGA
- the arsC gene encoding arsenate reductase (glutaredoxin) (This arsenate reductase requires both glutathione and glutaredoxin to convert arsenate to arsenite, after which the efflux transporter formed by ArsA and ArsB can extrude the arsenite from the cell, providing resistance.) yields the protein MTVTIFHNPKCSTSRKALEMLQEKGVQPNVVEYLKTGWDAETLNRLARETGGGLKGLLRKKEAEAAELLAADADDAAVLAAMMASPVLVERPIVETPKGAAIGRPVEAILPLLAD from the coding sequence ATGACCGTCACGATCTTTCACAACCCGAAATGCTCGACCTCGCGCAAGGCGCTGGAGATGCTGCAGGAGAAGGGCGTTCAGCCGAACGTGGTCGAGTATCTGAAAACGGGCTGGGACGCCGAGACCCTGAACCGTCTGGCGCGCGAGACGGGGGGCGGCCTCAAGGGCCTGCTGCGCAAGAAGGAGGCCGAGGCCGCCGAGCTTCTGGCCGCCGACGCCGATGACGCGGCCGTCCTGGCGGCCATGATGGCCAGCCCCGTCCTCGTCGAGCGCCCCATCGTGGAGACGCCCAAGGGCGCGGCCATCGGCCGCCCGGTCGAGGCTATCCTGCCCCTGCTGGCCGACTGA
- a CDS encoding hydrolase: protein MRIDPHDHAVLDHVAAQGDAIVQRAVDWSNLNSGSRHAQGLARVLDVLETTARAAFSQTAVERLPTQGSTTVADSGAVIPESYADCLKITARPEAPIQVVLTGHYDTVFPADSAFQTVVSRADGALNGPGIADMKGGISVMMAALEAFETHPDKARVGWTVLLSPDEEIGSPASAPLLAELGARGHVGLTYEPALSDGTLAGERKGSGNFHLIVTGKAAHAGRAFHEGANAVAGAAIIAARLHALNGQREGVTVNVAKIAGGGPLNVVADNAVVRFNVRVPDAQSATWIDETVRALAAEPPFPGLTLDLHGGMTRAPKPMDASQTALFHAVRDAGELLGQTIAWKPSGGVCEGNNLHAAGLPNVDTLGVVGGDIHSDQEFAWPSSFVERAQLSALILCKIASGEIDALKLKQLRLETM from the coding sequence ATGCGGATCGACCCTCACGACCACGCCGTCCTGGATCATGTCGCGGCCCAAGGCGACGCCATCGTCCAACGGGCGGTGGACTGGTCCAACCTCAACTCAGGCAGCCGCCACGCCCAAGGGCTGGCGCGGGTTCTGGATGTGCTGGAGACGACGGCGCGCGCCGCGTTCAGCCAGACCGCGGTCGAGCGCTTGCCGACGCAAGGGTCGACCACCGTCGCCGACAGCGGCGCGGTGATCCCCGAGAGCTACGCCGACTGTCTGAAGATCACCGCCCGGCCCGAGGCGCCGATCCAGGTCGTCCTGACCGGCCACTACGACACCGTCTTCCCCGCCGACAGCGCCTTCCAGACCGTCGTGAGCCGCGCCGACGGCGCCCTGAACGGCCCCGGCATCGCCGACATGAAGGGCGGGATCAGCGTCATGATGGCCGCGCTGGAAGCCTTCGAGACGCACCCGGACAAGGCCCGCGTCGGCTGGACCGTGCTGCTGTCCCCCGACGAAGAGATCGGCTCGCCCGCTTCGGCGCCCCTGCTGGCGGAACTGGGCGCGCGGGGCCATGTGGGCCTGACCTATGAGCCCGCCCTTTCCGACGGAACCCTGGCGGGCGAGCGCAAGGGCAGCGGCAACTTCCACCTGATCGTCACCGGCAAGGCCGCCCACGCGGGCCGCGCCTTCCACGAGGGCGCCAACGCCGTCGCCGGCGCCGCCATCATCGCCGCCCGCCTGCACGCCCTGAACGGCCAGCGCGAGGGCGTCACCGTCAATGTCGCCAAGATCGCCGGCGGCGGCCCGCTGAACGTCGTGGCCGACAACGCTGTCGTGCGCTTCAACGTGCGCGTGCCGGACGCCCAGAGCGCGACGTGGATCGACGAGACGGTGCGCGCCCTCGCCGCCGAGCCGCCCTTCCCCGGCCTGACGCTGGACCTGCACGGCGGCATGACCCGGGCGCCCAAGCCGATGGACGCATCGCAGACGGCCCTGTTCCACGCCGTGCGCGACGCAGGCGAACTGCTGGGCCAGACCATCGCCTGGAAACCCTCGGGCGGCGTCTGCGAGGGCAACAACCTGCACGCCGCGGGCCTGCCCAACGTCGACACCCTGGGCGTCGTCGGCGGCGACATTCATTCGGATCAGGAGTTCGCCTGGCCCTCCAGCTTCGTCGAGCGCGCCCAGTTGTCAGCCCTGATCCTGTGCAAGATCGCCTCGGGCGAGATCGACGCCCTCAAACTGAAACAGCTCCGACTGGAGACGATGTAA
- a CDS encoding arginine N-succinyltransferase, whose translation MLVVRPAGPADLHHLLELAILSGPGFTSLPEDADVLSERLELSKASFEGKVAPEEAWYTLMLEDGDTGDVDGIGSVKATVGLKRPFFSFRVVNNTVQSPSLNVKLNHQTLVLVNECTGWTEVGSLFLKADRRKGGAGRLLSQSRYMLIGAQPDLFADNVLAELRGVFTPDGYCPFWDHVAHKFFPMDFDDADRMTGSTDKQFILDLAPRHPIYIDLLPEPARAVIGKVHPQGVPAMALLESEGFRPNGLIDIFDAGPTVACGRDNIRTVRDARALTARIETEVEVDLPSLVSTDSVAAFRAVRARVLIDGDQARMTPDVAAALKIKDGATVRVKS comes from the coding sequence ATGCTCGTTGTTCGCCCCGCCGGTCCCGCCGACCTCCATCACCTGCTCGAACTGGCCATCCTGTCGGGCCCCGGCTTCACAAGCCTGCCCGAGGACGCCGATGTCCTGAGCGAGCGGCTGGAACTCAGCAAGGCCAGCTTTGAAGGCAAGGTCGCGCCCGAAGAGGCCTGGTACACCCTGATGCTGGAAGACGGCGACACGGGCGATGTCGACGGCATCGGCTCGGTCAAGGCGACGGTTGGGCTGAAGCGGCCCTTCTTCAGCTTCCGCGTGGTCAACAACACCGTCCAGTCGCCGTCGCTGAACGTGAAGCTGAACCATCAGACGCTGGTGCTGGTCAACGAATGCACCGGCTGGACCGAGGTCGGCTCCCTGTTCCTCAAGGCCGACCGGCGCAAGGGCGGCGCCGGGCGCCTGCTCAGCCAGTCGCGCTATATGCTGATCGGCGCCCAGCCGGACCTGTTCGCCGACAATGTGTTGGCCGAACTGCGCGGCGTCTTCACCCCCGACGGCTACTGCCCGTTCTGGGATCACGTGGCGCACAAATTCTTCCCGATGGACTTTGACGACGCCGACCGCATGACCGGCTCGACCGACAAGCAGTTCATCCTCGACCTGGCCCCGCGCCACCCCATCTACATCGACTTGCTGCCCGAACCGGCCCGCGCCGTGATCGGCAAGGTCCACCCGCAGGGCGTGCCCGCCATGGCCCTGCTGGAAAGCGAGGGCTTCCGCCCCAACGGCCTGATCGACATCTTCGACGCCGGTCCGACCGTGGCCTGCGGCCGCGACAATATCCGCACCGTCCGCGACGCCCGCGCCCTGACCGCCCGCATCGAGACGGAGGTCGAGGTCGACCTGCCCTCCCTGGTCTCGACCGACAGCGTCGCCGCCTTCCGCGCCGTCCGCGCCCGCGTCCTGATCGACGGCGACCAGGCCCGCATGACTCCCGACGTCGCCGCCGCCCTTAAGATCAAGGACGGCGCCACGGTACGGGTGAAGTCGTGA
- the astD gene encoding succinylglutamate-semialdehyde dehydrogenase encodes MTHFTSTNPATGETVWEGEAASAEQVGAAVEAARAAFPDWADRPRQDRIDAVKRYQAILKERAPEIAETIARETGKALWETKAEAAAMQGKVDISIRAYDERTGERSSDTAFGRAVLRHRPHGVSAVLGPFNFPGHLPNGHIVPALLAGDTVVFKPSEETPLTGQLMAECLEAADLPTGVFNMVQGGRDTGAALLDQPIDALMFTGSGAAGAHFRRKFADDPHVILALELGGNNPLVVWDAADAEAVAGIVVQSAFVTTGQRCSCARRLIVPEGAQGDAIVEAVAALSDRLNFAPWDSDPEPYAGPLISEKAASNALAALQQRIDAGARVIRASGPVDNLPGAFVKPAIIDVTGVTVEDEEMFAPFLQVLRVPSFDAAIAAANATKYGLSAGLVSDEAKNWDRFINRIRAGVVNFNRPTTGAAGDMPFGGLGASGNHRPSAWYAADYCAYPVASFEAGSVKNIESEIKGLRG; translated from the coding sequence ATGACCCACTTCACCTCCACCAACCCCGCCACCGGCGAAACCGTCTGGGAGGGCGAAGCCGCCTCCGCCGAACAGGTCGGCGCCGCCGTCGAAGCCGCCCGCGCCGCCTTCCCCGACTGGGCCGACCGCCCGCGTCAGGACCGCATCGACGCGGTGAAACGCTATCAGGCCATCCTGAAAGAGCGCGCGCCCGAAATCGCCGAGACCATCGCCAGGGAAACCGGCAAGGCCCTGTGGGAGACCAAGGCCGAAGCCGCCGCCATGCAGGGCAAGGTCGACATCTCCATCCGCGCCTATGACGAGCGCACCGGCGAGCGCAGCAGCGACACCGCCTTCGGCCGCGCCGTCCTGCGGCACCGCCCGCACGGCGTCTCGGCTGTGCTCGGCCCGTTCAACTTCCCCGGCCACCTGCCCAACGGCCACATCGTCCCGGCCCTGCTGGCGGGCGATACGGTCGTGTTCAAGCCGTCCGAGGAAACGCCCCTGACCGGCCAGCTGATGGCCGAATGCCTTGAGGCCGCCGACCTGCCGACCGGCGTGTTCAACATGGTGCAGGGCGGGCGCGACACCGGCGCGGCCCTGCTGGATCAGCCGATCGACGCCCTGATGTTCACCGGCTCGGGCGCGGCGGGCGCCCACTTCCGGCGCAAGTTCGCCGACGATCCCCACGTCATCCTGGCGCTGGAGCTGGGCGGCAACAACCCGCTGGTCGTCTGGGACGCCGCCGACGCCGAAGCTGTCGCCGGCATCGTGGTCCAGTCCGCCTTCGTCACCACCGGCCAGCGCTGCTCCTGCGCGCGCCGCCTGATCGTGCCGGAAGGCGCGCAGGGCGACGCCATCGTCGAGGCCGTCGCCGCCCTGTCGGATCGCCTGAACTTCGCCCCGTGGGACAGCGACCCTGAGCCCTACGCCGGCCCTCTGATCTCGGAAAAGGCCGCCAGCAACGCTCTGGCCGCCCTGCAACAGCGCATCGACGCGGGCGCTCGCGTGATCCGCGCCTCAGGCCCCGTCGACAACCTGCCGGGCGCCTTCGTGAAGCCTGCGATCATCGACGTCACCGGCGTCACGGTCGAGGACGAGGAAATGTTCGCCCCCTTCCTGCAGGTGCTTCGCGTCCCGAGCTTTGACGCCGCCATCGCCGCCGCCAACGCCACCAAGTACGGCCTGTCCGCGGGTCTGGTCAGCGATGAGGCGAAGAACTGGGACCGCTTCATCAACCGCATCCGCGCCGGCGTGGTGAACTTCAACCGCCCGACCACGGGGGCGGCGGGCGACATGCCTTTCGGCGGCCTCGGCGCCAGCGGCAACCACCGCCCCAGCGCCTGGTACGCCGCCGACTACTGCGCCTACCCGGTCGCCAGCTTCGAGGCCGGTTCGGTCAAGAACATCGAAAGCGAGATCAAGGGCTTGCGGGGATGA
- the astB gene encoding N-succinylarginine dihydrolase, with the protein MTHAIEANADGLIGPTHSYAGLSPGNLASSLNKGQASNPGAAVLQGLDKMKTLADLGLPQFVLPPHERPNIPFLRDLGFAGSDAQVLERAWKDAPSFAAAACSASPMWAANAATVTPSADAADGRVHFTPANLITNLHRSLEHDQTKRALDALFPDASRFAVHDALPSVAHLADEGAANHVRLCRDHGEAGVNLMVWGREAWEHWDGPYPARQTREASEAIMRRHAASGAVLARQGKAAIAGGTFHNDVVCVGALDTLFFHELAFEDTNGTKAAIRAAADGRFEPQFVEVSAADLPLADAISSYLFNSMLIRVPGQDRLTLICPTETRDNPRSHAVAQSLAASNGPIGHVEYVDVRQSMRNGGGPACLRLRVVLTEAELAATNPAMRLTDALHVRLSDWGRRWYRDRLTARDLADPSLLDETRGALDELTQILNLGGGFYPFQR; encoded by the coding sequence ATGACCCACGCCATCGAAGCCAACGCCGACGGCCTGATCGGGCCGACGCACTCCTACGCGGGGCTGTCGCCCGGCAACCTCGCCTCCAGCCTGAACAAGGGCCAAGCGTCGAACCCGGGCGCGGCCGTGCTGCAGGGCCTCGACAAGATGAAGACCCTGGCCGACCTGGGCCTGCCCCAGTTCGTCCTGCCCCCGCACGAGCGGCCGAACATCCCCTTCCTGCGCGACCTCGGCTTTGCGGGCTCCGACGCCCAGGTGCTGGAGCGGGCGTGGAAGGACGCGCCCTCCTTCGCCGCCGCCGCCTGTTCCGCCTCGCCCATGTGGGCCGCCAACGCCGCCACGGTGACGCCCAGCGCCGACGCCGCCGACGGCCGCGTCCACTTCACCCCCGCCAACCTGATCACCAACCTGCACCGCAGCCTGGAGCATGATCAGACGAAGCGCGCGCTGGACGCCCTCTTCCCCGACGCCAGCCGGTTCGCCGTCCACGACGCCCTGCCCTCCGTCGCCCACCTCGCCGACGAAGGCGCCGCCAACCACGTCCGCCTGTGCCGCGATCACGGCGAGGCGGGCGTCAATCTGATGGTTTGGGGCCGCGAGGCCTGGGAGCATTGGGACGGCCCCTACCCCGCCCGCCAGACGCGCGAGGCGTCCGAGGCGATCATGCGCCGCCACGCCGCGTCCGGCGCCGTCCTGGCCCGTCAGGGCAAGGCCGCCATCGCCGGCGGAACCTTCCACAACGACGTGGTCTGCGTCGGCGCCCTGGACACCCTCTTCTTCCACGAGCTGGCCTTCGAAGATACGAACGGAACCAAGGCCGCCATCCGCGCCGCCGCCGACGGCCGCTTCGAGCCGCAGTTCGTCGAGGTTTCGGCCGCCGACCTGCCGCTGGCCGACGCCATCAGCTCCTACCTGTTCAACTCCATGCTGATCCGGGTTCCGGGCCAGGACCGCCTGACCCTGATCTGTCCGACCGAGACGCGCGACAACCCGCGCAGCCATGCGGTGGCGCAGAGCCTCGCCGCCTCCAACGGCCCGATCGGCCATGTCGAATACGTCGACGTGCGCCAGTCGATGCGCAACGGCGGCGGCCCGGCCTGCCTGCGCCTGCGCGTCGTCCTGACCGAAGCCGAACTGGCGGCGACCAACCCGGCCATGCGCCTGACCGACGCCCTGCACGTCCGTCTCAGCGACTGGGGCCGCCGCTGGTATCGCGACCGCCTGACCGCCCGCGACCTGGCCGATCCCAGCCTGCTCGACGAGACGCGCGGCGCCCTGGACGAGCTGACGCAGATCCTGAACCTGGGCGGCGGCTTCTACCCGTTCCAGCGCTGA
- the phhA gene encoding phenylalanine 4-monooxygenase — protein MSDFEHVFEQPPEGAAADWTIPQNWGAYTEVEHETWNTLYARQMKILPGRACEAFLRGLDALDLNMGGIPDFEVMNPKLQALTGWTVVCVPGLVPDDVFFDHLANRRFVSGQFIRKPDQLDYLQEPDIFHDVFGHVPMLTDPDFAAYMEAYGKGGQRAASLGMLQNLARLYWYTVEFGLMQEAGGLRIYGAGIVSSATESVFSLEDASPNRLGFDLERVMKTLYRIDDFQQVYFVIDSIEQLKRETLQDFGPIYERLKGAEDLPIETILPTDHVFTRGTQAYAAKGGRFAA, from the coding sequence ATGTCCGACTTCGAGCACGTTTTCGAGCAGCCGCCGGAAGGCGCCGCCGCCGACTGGACCATTCCCCAGAATTGGGGGGCCTATACCGAAGTCGAGCACGAGACCTGGAACACCCTCTATGCGCGGCAGATGAAGATCCTGCCGGGCCGGGCCTGCGAGGCCTTCCTGCGCGGGCTGGACGCCCTTGACCTGAACATGGGCGGCATCCCCGACTTCGAGGTGATGAACCCCAAGCTTCAGGCCCTGACCGGCTGGACCGTGGTCTGCGTTCCCGGCCTGGTGCCGGACGACGTCTTCTTCGACCACCTGGCCAACCGCCGCTTCGTCTCGGGGCAGTTCATCCGCAAGCCGGATCAACTGGACTATCTGCAGGAGCCGGACATCTTCCACGACGTGTTCGGCCATGTGCCGATGCTGACCGATCCCGACTTCGCCGCCTATATGGAGGCCTATGGCAAGGGCGGGCAGCGCGCGGCGTCGCTGGGGATGCTGCAGAACCTGGCGCGGCTCTACTGGTACACGGTCGAGTTCGGCCTGATGCAGGAGGCGGGCGGCCTTCGCATCTACGGCGCGGGCATCGTGTCGTCGGCGACCGAGAGCGTCTTTAGCCTTGAGGACGCCTCGCCGAACCGCCTGGGCTTCGACCTGGAGCGGGTGATGAAGACCCTCTATCGCATCGACGACTTCCAGCAGGTCTATTTCGTCATCGACAGCATCGAGCAGCTGAAGCGCGAGACGCTGCAGGACTTCGGCCCGATCTACGAGCGGCTGAAGGGGGCCGAGGACTTGCCGATCGAGACCATCCTGCCGACCGATCACGTCTTCACGCGCGGGACGCAGGCCTACGCCGCCAAGGGCGGGCGGTTCGCCGCCTGA